The following proteins are encoded in a genomic region of Palaemon carinicauda isolate YSFRI2023 chromosome 19, ASM3689809v2, whole genome shotgun sequence:
- the LOC137658502 gene encoding tudor domain-containing 6-like isoform X1 encodes MSLEHRGEIEPGSYVQTRLSYVSKACFYVTLVEDEPFLQDIRRILKEANEGKQRTINRKFFTKGDAVSVLDEADQFWHRGLVTGCFGHLIEVFLVDSGKDIITERNMLQKLPNIPLVIALPAKAIKCTLSDKNISLGHFLSMQSDVGCQFLTHFERKEDELWEVKLYIKRVYPANSPDKTMLNKSRSYSSQSEEISDNLIVETGFKHFTRENAIGAARQRLCIAMKDNLFTPNSDTNFESNCSMESNSMQLSISTPCRGIEFDAYVGDYSCQTSGVKPWKGTFYSKSDKGHSSKTDAKKSLRHPKCFGDYENPGFQTELRHTEKGTDTSSVGDGLNHELYEMLNRSCVIKETPKNIAPKTSVAHSLVENREAQRLCITELNTDENYECATNSLSNESIKDLQHMLNSNSKMCPSIPKAQIRCNVELTAIISDIDDDGNLWIQAVDQISSLDKLMSEINQTNSEYLKIFKDKPSINSPCLSLYKEDQRFYRAIVKEYVGDKDCVLVHYVDYGKSDSTEISSLRVIPDRFLDLPSQAIQCNFPESVREQLLGILHEEIENTFTEEINITLGEDPLENTLILKSFIISGSDIISKIHKEEEANCTAYKGDESEEISHENQVNEVTDTCMKIPLHSIKYETEMTVHVTHVDNIGKFWVQVSENYSQIEKMMVVMNEFALNSGSTLISSPNIGEPCLCPYSKDGQFYRAEIRQINPQVSSAKVHYIDYGDTGNVEISKLFVLPRQFVTLPRQAICCYFSSDIRNKWSSSTQKYLEELLEKDIFLTLTQEVDGSELKNVVMKLSLDGSDVVSQLTSLVLSNDSNRETAKSGEDSDTEDKLKIENDDSKVETDEKILKSENDKSEDVLCEEDISQILLKYDDNVDAFVSHVEGNCVWIQLLDKFSALDELQENLNSSSLQPLTGIPAVGSICISYFSDDEMFYRALVKEVDLTCNSALVQYIDYGNSSLVKIKDLYILPFDFISLPRQAIECYFSNFSKVYKECIEELLNKEVTVSISSNSGEGKNILRSCIVDGEDILLCERLNASDVEERAESLYEVKTKKEITREAPVYADTRHLPPPHILYDKEFSAFVCLTERDSIWIQSSQYLPQLKELMEKLNTMPLQKMQNFPSVEFPCVSRLDEDGKYYRVVVKKIDTECLTAVVEYIDYGKVNTVTFENLFELPECCYCLPKQAIQCYFRHENDKVSELHENKVELFEQFVEISLNLVNETGESMNIISNCTWNSTDVVSSSRARNSESKKSSSEITNEPVFKKDNEIVKPDSSNQVEKSDYKVNLELKENTGTNISVCNSRILSSDCSKIHCKGISTDENIVKSEQPSLNCEELFTATVSHIEDDGSLWIQPCRCIPALNALMEKLNELSRSLIPVKDTPLVGSVYACPYVEDGRWYRATVKEILADKCLALVQYIDYGNEGSVKINELHTIPEDLLRLPEQAVHCFFDKTINKDWSEQQQSLMEETEYEVRVSVCRDAKDCGYLVFKDFFIGETDMLSLLEYNKNEPQVHEMKNRILYRTELRSSNSDSEQKLYFSEDKDMNKSLATSTKISLLPTEKSEGVMKVNIHDYKFIKDKLNKDAAEIKREDLHTKLDTLKITGPHVGNGNVFNFNISKLSLKSETKFAGVICHVENDGSFWLQMSDNLSALTDMMESLNELNVCTLEPLLESHVNGDIYICPYAADGKLYRASIVQVLTDGLAKVHYIDFGNEDHVKTDQLYKIPKEFLDLPPQAIHCCFNETIRKNWSKYHQSFIEELATEVSVSIFPDTGDYGYLVIKEISSEEMDILSLLSCDEEKFEVLKREQDSKVEETKLSSPIMSKDKTWGLNVRNPELTELNHDEIAVDLISLQNISSISDGEHFNMKERGTMLVAPKLSLNYEETFTAVISHVENNGSIWLQLCDNLSSLTDMMAKLNESTDKLLEPIAESPVIGNVYVCPYSVDYKLYRASVKEVLDDPQFVVVHYIDYGNEALLRVDNLFRAPENLVTLPAQAFLCFFDEAIRNTWSECYQSLVEEIETDVCVSVFPDSKDCGNIVIRKFITEGRDILALLQCGGEN; translated from the exons GTTAAGCTGTATATTAAGAGAGTGTATCCAGCTAATAGTCCTGACAAAACAATGCTGAACAAGAGCAG gTCATACAGTAGTCAATCAGAAGAAATATCAGACAACTTAATTGTTGAAACAGGTTTCAAACATTTTACCAGAGAAAATGCTATAGGTGCAGCAAGACAAAGACTTTGTATTGCCATGAAAGATAACTTGTTCACTCCTAACTCTGATACGAATTTTGAATCAAATTGTTCTATGGAAAGCAATAGCATGCAACTTTCCATTTCTACACCATGTAGAGGTATAGAATTTGATGCATATGTAGGTGATTACAGCTGTCAAACTAGTGGAGTTAAGCCATGGAAGGGAACATTTTACAGTAAATCAGATAAAGGTCATTCAAGTAAAACTGATGCAAAAAAATCTTTACGGCATCCTAAATGTTTTGGAGATTATGAAAACCCTGGATTTCAGACAGAACTCCGACACACTGAAAAAGGAACCGATACGTCCTCTGTAGGCGACGGCCTGAATCATGAGTTATATGAGATGCTCAATAGGTCTTGTGTAATTAAAGAAACCCCAAAGAATATCGCTCCAAAGACATCAGTTGCACACTCCCTAGTGGAAAATAGAGAGGCCCAAAGATTATGTATAACAGAATTGAATACAGATGAAAATTATGAATGTGCAACCAATTCATTGTCTAATGAATCGATAAAAGATTTACAACACATGCTAAATTCCAATAGTAAAATGTGTCCCAGTATTCCTAAAGCACAAATAAGGTGTAATGTTGAACTTACAGCCATTATCAGTGATATTGATGACGATGGAAATTTGTGGATTCAAGCTGTAGACCAAATTTCCTCACTTGATAAACTTATGAGTGAAATTAATCAAACAAATTCAGAATATCTGAAAATTTTTAAAGACAAACCATCCATTAACAGTCCATGCTTGAGCCTGTACAAAGAAGACCAGAGGTTTTACAGGGCCATAGTGAAGGAGTACGTTGGAGATAAAGATTGCGTTCTTGTTCACTACGTGGATTATGGAAAGAGTGACAGTACTGAAATAAGCAGTTTGCGTGTGATTCCAGATAGATTCCTTGATTTACCAAGTCAAGCTATCCAGTGTAATTTTCCAGAGTCTGTAAGGGAGCAGTTATTAGGGATACTTCATGAGGAAATAGAAAATACATTTACAGAGGAGATAAACATTACCTTGGGCGAAGATCCTTTAGAGAATACCTTAATTTTGAAGAGTTTCATTATAAGTGGTAGTGATATAATTTCCAAAATTCACAAGGAAGAAGAGGCTAATTGTACAGCCTACAAAGGAGATGAAAGTGAGGAAATCTCGCATGAAAATCAAGTGAATGAAGTTACTGATACATGCATGAAGATTCCCCTTCACTCCATAAAGTATGAAACCGAAATGACAGTGCACGTCACTCATGTTGACAATATTGGAAAGTTTTGGGTGCAAGTATCAGAAAATTATTCACAAATTGAAAAAATGATGGTTGTGATGAATGAGTTTGCTTTGAATTCAGGGAGTACACTGATATCTTCTCCCAATATAGGAGAGCCATGTTTGTGCCCTTATTCTAAGGATGGACAGTTCTATAGAGCTGAAATCAGACAAATTAATCCACAAGTGAGCAGTGCTAAAGTTCACTATATAGATTATGGAGATACTGGTAATGTAGAAATTAGCAAATTGTTTGTTTTACCTCGACAATTTGTTACTTTACCAAGGCAAGCCATCTGTTGTTATTTCAGCAGTGATATTAGAAATAAATGGTCCTCAAGTACTCAAAAATACTTGGAAGAGCTTTTGGAGAAAGATATATTTTTGACTCTGACACAGGAGGTAGATGGATCTGAACTTAAAAATGTAGTGATGAAATTATCTTTGGATGGCAGTGATGTAGTTTCTCAGTTGACATCTCTTGTTCTAAGTAATGATTCCAATAGGGAAACTGCAAAAAGTGGAGAGGATTCTGATACAGAAGATAAGTTGAAAATTGAAAATGATGACAGTAAAGTCGAAACtgatgaaaaaatattgaaaagtgaaAATGACAAAAGTGAAGATGTCCTGTGTGAAGAGGATATTTCACAGATACTCCTTAAATATGATGACAATGTTGATGCATTTGTTTCACATGTTGAAGGCAACTGTGTATGGATTCAGTTGTTAGATAAATTTTCAGCTTTAGATGAGCTGCAAGAGAATTTGAATTCCAGTTCACTGCAGCCTCTGACAGGGATACCAGCTGTTGGCAGTATATGCATTAGTTACTTCTCTGATGATGAAATGTTCTACAGAGCTTTAGTTAAGGAAGTTGATTTAACTTGCAATTCTGCTTTAGTTCAATACATTGATTATGGCAACAGCAGTCTTGTGAAAATCAAAGATCTTTATATTCTTCCATTTGATTTTATAAGCTTACCAAGGCAAGCAATTGAGTGTTATTTTAGTAATTTCTCCAAAGTATATAAGGAATGCATTGAGGAATTATTAAACAAAGAAGTAACTGTGTCCATTTCATCAAACTCTGGGGAGGGTAAAAATATTCTACGTAGCTGTATAGTTGATGGTGAAGATATTCTCTTATGTGAAAGGTTAAATGCCTCTGATGTTGAAGAAAGAGCGGAATCCTTATATGaagtaaaaacaaaaaaggaaattacTAGAGAGGCTCCAGTATATGCTGATACTCGTCATTTACCTCCTCCACACATTTTATATGACAAGGAATTTTCAGCTTTTGTATGTCTTACAGAAAGGGATTCAATTTGGATCCAGTCATCTCAATATCTTCCGCAATTAAAAGAATTGATGGAAAAACTGAATACAATGCCACTTCAAAAAATGCAGAATTTTCCATCTGTTGAATTTCCTTGTGTTTCACGACTGGATGAGGACGGAAAATACTACAGAGTTGTTGTTAAGAAGATTGATACAGAATGTTTGACTGCAGTTGTAGAATACATAGATTATGGTAAAGTAAACACAGTGACATTTGAAAATCTTTTCGAACTTCCTGAGTGCTGTTATTGTTTACCAAAACAAGCAATACAGTGCTATTTCAGACACGAAAATGATAAGGTTTCAGAATTACATGAAAACAAAGTTGAACTATTTGAACAGTTTGTTGAAATATCTCTAAATTTAGTTAATGAAACAGGAGAAAGCATGAATATTATCAGTAACTGCACTTGGAACAGCACTGATGTAGTATCCAGTTCTAGAGCAAGAAATTCAGAAAGTAAGAAGAGTTCGTCAGAGATTACTAATGAACCTGTatttaaaaaagataatgaaattgTCAAACCTGACAGTTCTAATCAAGTTGAAAAAAGTGACTACAAAGTTAACTTAGAATTAAAGGAAAACACCGGAACAAACATAAGTGTGTGTAATTCTAGAATTTTGTCTAGTGACTGTAGTAAAATACACTGTAAAGGTATTTCAACAGATGAAAATATAGTGAAGTCTGAGCAACCTTCATTAAATTGTGAAGAGTTATTTACTGCCACTGTAAGTCATATTGAGGATGATGGATCATTGTGGATACAACCTTGTAGATGCATACCAGCCCTAAATGCTTTGAtggagaaattaaatgaattaagtAGGTCATTAATACCAGTGAAAGATACCCCACTGGTTGGCAGTGTGTATGCCTGCCCATACGTTGAAGATGGAAGGTGGTACAGGGCGACTGTAAAGGAAATCCTAGCAGACAAGTGTCTTGCATTGGTCCAATACATAGATTAcggtaatgagggaagtgtgaaGATAAACGAATTACACACAATCCCAGAGGACCTCTTGAGGTTACCAGAACAAGCTGTTCATTGCTTTTTTGATAAAACCATCAATAAGGATTGGTCAGAGCAGCAGCAGAGCCTAATGGAGGAAACCGAATATGAGGTGCGTGTTTCAGTTTGTCGTGATGCAAAAGATTGTGGTTATCTAGTATTTAAAGACTTCTTCATTGGAGAGACAGATATGTTGTCATtgctagaatataataaaaatgagcCTCAAGTTCatgaaatgaaaaatagaattctATACAGAACTGAATTAAGAAGTTCCAATTCAGATTCGgaacaaaaactttatttttctgaaGATAAAGACATGAACAAGTCTTTGGCTACGAGTACAAAGATCTCCTTGTTGCCAACAGAAAAGTCAGAAGGCGTGATGAAAGTAAATATTCACGATTACAAGTTCATAAAGGATAAATTAAACAAAGATGCTGCTGAAATAAAACGAGAAGATTTACATACCAAGCTAGATACTTTAAAGATTACTGGACCACATGTGGGCAATGGAAACGTTTTCAACTTTAATATTTCAAAGCTTTCTCTGAAATCTGAAACAAAATTTGCAGGGGTCATATGCCATGTTGAAAACGATGGCTCATTTTGGCTCCAAATGAGTGATAATTTGTCAGCTCTTACTGACATGATGGAAAGTTTGAATGAATTAAATGTTTGTACCCTAGAACCATTGCTGGAGTCGCATGTTAATGGGGATATTTATATATGTCCTTATGCTGCAGATGGTAAATTATACAGAGCTTCAATAGTACAAGTACTTACTGATGGTCTAGCCAAAGTCCACTATATTGATTTTGGTAATGAGGACCATGTAAAAACAGATCAGTTGTACAAGATTCCTAAAGAATTCCTTGATTTACCACCTCAAGCTATTCATTGCTGCTTCAATGAAACTATTAGAAAAAACTGGTCTAAATATCATCAGTCTTTTATTGAGGAACTGGCAACTGAGGTTAGCGTGTCCATCTTTCCTGATACAGGAGATTATGGTTATTtagtaattaaagaaatttcaagTGAAGAAATGGACATCTTATCATTACTTTCCTGTGATGAAGAAAAATTTGAAGTTCTTAAGAGAGAACAAGATAGTAAAGTAGAGGAAACCAAATTATCATCTCCAATTATGAGTAAAGATAAGACATGGGGATTAAATGTAAGGAATCCAGAGTTGACAGAATTAAATCACGATGAAATAGCAGTAGACCTCATTAGTTTGCAAAACATATCTTCAATCAGTGATGGTGAACATTTTAATATGAAAGAGAGAGGTACAATGTTAGTGGCTCCTAAGCTTTCTCTTAATTATGAGGAAACTTTTACTGCAGTTATTAGCCATGTTGAGAATAATGGTTCAATTTGGTTGCAGCTTTGTGACAATTTGTCATCTCTAACTGACATGATGGCGAAATTGAATGAATCAACTGATAAGCTCTTAGAACCCATCGCAGAGTCTCCAGTTATCGGAAATGTATATGTTTGCCCATACTCGGTAGATTATAAACTATACAGGGCTTCAGTGAAAGAGGTATTAGATGATCCTCAATTTGTAGTTGTCCATTACATCGATTACGGAAATGAAGCCTTATTACGAGTAGATAATCTATTCAGAGCTCCAGAAAACCTTGTCACCTTACCAGCTCAAGCTTTTCTTTGCTTCTTTGATGAGGCTATCAGAAACACTTGGTCAGAATGCTATCAAAGTCTGGTTGAGGAGATAGAGACtgatgtgtgtgtatctgtcttcCCTGACAGTAAAGATTGTGGTAATATAGTAATCAGAAAATTTATTACTGAAGGGAGAGACATCCTTGCCTTGCTACAATGTGGGGGAGAAAATTAA